Genomic segment of Gammaproteobacteria bacterium:
ATATCGCACTAAATGTACCAAAGGAGTGTCTATCATCACGTTTGCTGGGTTTAATATAATGCAGCTTTTTACCACACTTCACGCATATCTTGTGAAAGATTATATATTGATGATTGGTTTTTTACTCAGTTTCATCACTTGTGGCGCAGTAACAACGTTGTTAATTATTCACAAGAAATGATTAACCATTGCAAAATCTAAAAACAAACCCATAAAAGGAATTTATGGAAAAATTTAAAAAACTGGAAGAATACGATATCACCCTTATATCAATTATAAATATGATTCCTGGGCATATTTACTTGAAAGACAAGCTAGGGAGATATTTGTGGTGCAATAATCAGCAAGTTAAAACCTTTAACCAGTCTTCTCAAAATGATGTTATTGGAAAAACTGATTATGAACTAATGGACAAGGAAACAGCTGATATTTTTCGCAAAACCGATAACTATGTGATGCAATCTGGTTCTTCAGTGACCACTGAAGAACCTGAAACTGCTGAGGATGGTTCAACGATTTATTATTTATCAAAAAAATCCCCACTATATGATAGCAATAATACAATAATAGGTATTATTGGTTCATCTTTTGATTTATCTGAACAAAAAAAATTAATTACCTCTAAGGA
This window contains:
- a CDS encoding PAS domain-containing protein, translated to MEKFKKLEEYDITLISIINMIPGHIYLKDKLGRYLWCNNQQVKTFNQSSQNDVIGKTDYELMDKETADIFRKTDNYVMQSGSSVTTEEPETAEDGSTIYYLSKKSPLYDSNNTIIGIIGSSFDLSEQKKLITSKEQNERKPLIIPSHI